The following are encoded together in the Streptococcus oralis genome:
- a CDS encoding peptide deformylase, with the protein MEKKIVRDVLFLSQVSKPASQEDLYLARDLQDTLLANRETCVGLAANMIGVQKRVIIFNLGLVPMVMFNPVLLSYKGSYETEEGCLSLTGVRPTTRYETITVSYCDSKWQEQTITLTGFPAQICQHELDHLEGRII; encoded by the coding sequence ATGGAAAAGAAAATTGTCCGAGATGTCTTATTCTTGTCGCAGGTCTCGAAACCTGCAAGTCAGGAAGACCTTTATCTGGCTAGAGATTTACAGGATACCCTGCTAGCCAATCGCGAGACCTGTGTCGGTCTAGCGGCTAATATGATTGGGGTGCAGAAGCGTGTCATTATCTTTAATCTTGGCTTGGTTCCCATGGTCATGTTTAATCCCGTTCTCCTTTCCTACAAAGGATCTTACGAGACTGAGGAAGGTTGTTTGTCCTTGACTGGGGTGCGACCAACAACTCGTTATGAAACGATTACGGTTTCCTATTGTGATAGTAAGTGGCAGGAGCAGACCATTACGCTAACAGGTTTTCCAGCTCAGATCTGCCAGCATGAACTGGATCATTTGGAAGGACGGATTATTTAG